GCCTACCGTGTAGATTATAATGATGTATTACGTGGTCAGAACACATTGCTGTATCAGGATCCTGCAGATCCGAACGGATACAAAGAGACTATTTTGCCACGTGGAGGTTTTCTGTATGCACGCTCTAACTGGGGTAAAAATCTGTATATCAGAAATCAGTTGAACTTCAATCAGAAATGGTCCAAACACGCTGTGGACGCATTGGCAGGTATGGAAATCAGCAGTGACCGTATAGATCGCCAGTATACCAAAGGAATAGGCTATCTGTACTATGGAGGAAAAATTATATCCCCGAGTAAATTAGCAATGATCCATTCTGTAAATACAGATGACCGGGTCTACATCGAGTCTTTCGAAAACGAAAACAGGACGGGCTATTATGCCAATGTACAATATTCATTTCTGGAAAGATATAATATTGAAGCCGGAGGACGTATGGATGCCAGCAATATGTTTGGCCGTATGACCCGTTCTAAGTTTTTACCCAACTACAGTGTCGGTGTTTCATGGAATATTGATCGTGAAGATTTCTTCAAAAAAGGAGCAATCAGCGAGACTGTGGATTATTTAAAATTACGGGGTAGTTATGCATTGCGCGGTAATGCTTACCAATCCTCTCCACTGAGAAGTGCTGCATTTATCAACAAAACAAGACTGGATGCTCAAAACAGTGATATCGGTGTAAATGTCTCTTCTCCTGAATTGTATAACCTCAACTGGGAGAAAGATTATATCAAAAACGTAGGTTTAGAATTTGGTTTATTTGATAAACTGACCTTTGTGGGAGAATACTATGACCGTAAAAATAAAGATCTGATTGCAACAATCAATGTGGCGCAGGAAGAAGGATTTGAGACCAAAACCGTCAACTTCGCCAGCATGACTAACCGCGGAGTGGATTTGACTATAGGGATCAAAAATATCCTGAACAAAGAACATCTGAAATGGGATGCCAACTTTATATATGGTTATGTAAAGAATAATGTAATCGGAGGAGAACTGGAATCTTCCTTATTAACACAGATCACCCGCTCGAATGGCTATCCGCTTAACGGCAAGCCTTATGAAGGGTTGTATGCTTTCCGCTTTGCCGGGCTGAATGAAGACGGACGTCCTACATTCTGGAAAGGCGATCAGCGTGTAACCGGTATTATTGCCAGTGAAAAAGATCGTTCGCTGATTGAATATATGGGTACAAGACAACCGCTGGGTACAGGATCGCTTTCTAACTCCGTGCAGTACAAAGGTTTTGAGTTCCGCATATTCATTACCTATGCTTACGGTCACAAAGTATTTATGTCTCCTATTGCTGCACGTTCTTATGATGACAGCGGATCCAAATCTGCCGATCTTAATTATCGCTGGCAGACCATTGGAGATGAAAACTACACCAATGTACCCGGACTGTTGAGTACCATACAGCGGACATACCTTGGTACAGTTTCCAATATTGACGAGGTGGCCTATAACAGAAGTAATTTCAGAGTTGCAGATGCCAGCGTAATCCGTCTTAATGAATTAATGGTTTCATACGAATTAGGGCGTCTGATCAACAAGAAATATCCTTTTGTAAAAAATGCACGTATCATTCTTTCAGGAAATAATCTGTATTACAAAGCCAGTGACAAGCTGAGAGGTGTAGATCCTGAATTATTATTGACAGGCGGTACATCTTTGCCTAACCCAAGATCATATTCACTAAGATTAACCGTAGGTTTTTAATTGAACAAACTATGAAAGCTTATATCATACTTTTACTAACAGTAATCTCCGCAGGATTTTCTACTTCATGTTCGAAATTCCTGGATGAGCCTTACGACAACAGGCTCGACCTGACTCAAGGGCTCGATATCCTCGAAGATGTACTGGTAAATGCATATCCCGAACGTCAGGATATGTTCACAGAAATATTAACAGACAATTACCATCACTATGCCAATACTATGCAGGCAAACATGGGCGCACGTTATATCCCCTTATACCTCTGGAAGGATGAATATGAGGAAACGAATATTGCATCACCAGGAGCTGCATATGCACATTATTATAAAAAGATATACGATGCAAACTCGGTAATAGAAGAAGTAGCTAAAGCATCCGGAGACGAGACACAGAAGAAAGCTATAAAAGGAGAAGCTTTAATGATCCGGTCATATGCATATTTCTCGCTTGTGAATCTCTTTGGCATGCATTACAATACGACGACTTCAGCCACAGATCTGGGTGTACCACTCGTGTTGGAAGTGCCTAAAGCTAATCGCCCTTTGTTTGATCGTGCAACAGTCAAACAGGTATACGATCAGATCGAAAATGACATGAATGAGGGACTCGCTTTACTAAAAGAAGGTCGTGAATTTATGCCCAATACGCCGTATCGTTTCTCCATGGCCAGTATATATGCATTCTTTTCCAGAGTCAGTCTGTACAAAGGCAACTGGGATGATGTAATCAAATACAGCGACCTGGCTGTTGCAGAAAAGGGTGTAATTGTCCGTAAAATGAGCGATGACGTAAACCGTAAAAGAACTACAAGCGAGCAGTACTGGGCACAGGAGATAATGAATCCCAGCATTCACCCCAGCTTGTTGCTGACCTCACAGAGCAGTCAGTTTTTATGTCGTCCTATCGGATATCGTCTGTGCGGATTTTATCTTGCACATGAAAT
The Sphingobacterium spiritivorum genome window above contains:
- a CDS encoding RagB/SusD family nutrient uptake outer membrane protein, coding for MKAYIILLLTVISAGFSTSCSKFLDEPYDNRLDLTQGLDILEDVLVNAYPERQDMFTEILTDNYHHYANTMQANMGARYIPLYLWKDEYEETNIASPGAAYAHYYKKIYDANSVIEEVAKASGDETQKKAIKGEALMIRSYAYFSLVNLFGMHYNTTTSATDLGVPLVLEVPKANRPLFDRATVKQVYDQIENDMNEGLALLKEGREFMPNTPYRFSMASIYAFFSRVSLYKGNWDDVIKYSDLAVAEKGVIVRKMSDDVNRKRTTSEQYWAQEIMNPSIHPSLLLTSQSSQFLCRPIGYRLCGFYLAHEIFYSTPNSDLRFQSFSSGGTVIDSVALVVKYANQPNNPNAAASRYDCFTMEEVLLNRAEAYLKIASPNITKAMQDIEAIRKERITPYTALPVPSTTENALATVLKERRMELIGQGFRWYDIKRLGLRIEHRLVRTSAAPDVVLERNDKRTAIQIPINARVGNPSLENQLNPR